One stretch of Nocardia mangyaensis DNA includes these proteins:
- a CDS encoding alpha/beta hydrolase, protein MSDGASTVATLRARGGLLVRRVEQIIDLNYVGLVLATLFFALSVTPSLVPRDWLFQGLISGINAAIGYGLGCLLEWLFRRWVRARIPFAVPQGKVRYAIKATLVVVCALTAALMLVQSARWQREITSLMGMEGTTTSAYLRTGLLSAAVGVAVVAAYRTLRVLVLVLARQLNRWVRVPRELAPAAGLLVLVVFTVTIVNGVASQAFFAVANSAFSVRNDRTSEYAVQPSKPERSGSPASLAAWDTLGFEGRWFVSKGPDAEQITAVTGQPAQEPIRAYVGLESMSGEQTAAQLAVAELERIKAFERKAMVVVTTTGTGWVNGMAAGAVEYLYGGDTAIVATQFSYLPSVLSFLSDREKAAAASRELFDAVHQRWLAEPAGQRPKLFVYGESLGSQGSEEAFEGLADLREKVDGALWVGPPNSNRLWSQFVDRRDPGSPEVTPVYADGLVVRFADDADDLGPADTWLPPRIAYLQHPSDPIVWWSADLIFTRPDWLREPRGADVSTQMRWAPFVTFWQVTADLTNAQGVVDGHGHRYGTLVLDGWLAVAAPPGVSPEVVERIRMSLELSEVYERVVK, encoded by the coding sequence ATGTCCGATGGCGCTTCGACGGTGGCGACGCTGCGTGCGCGCGGCGGCCTTCTCGTGCGCCGCGTCGAGCAGATCATCGATCTCAACTACGTCGGCCTGGTGCTGGCCACGCTGTTCTTCGCGCTGTCGGTGACTCCGTCGCTGGTCCCGCGCGACTGGCTCTTCCAGGGCCTGATCAGCGGTATCAACGCCGCCATCGGGTACGGGCTCGGCTGCCTGCTCGAGTGGTTGTTCCGGCGGTGGGTGCGGGCGCGGATCCCGTTCGCCGTTCCACAGGGGAAGGTGCGGTACGCGATCAAGGCGACGTTGGTGGTCGTCTGCGCGCTCACCGCGGCGCTGATGCTGGTGCAGTCGGCACGCTGGCAGCGCGAGATCACCTCGCTGATGGGGATGGAGGGCACCACCACCTCGGCCTACCTGCGCACCGGGCTGCTCAGCGCGGCCGTCGGGGTGGCGGTCGTCGCGGCCTACCGGACCCTGCGGGTCCTCGTGCTGGTGCTGGCCCGCCAGCTCAACCGCTGGGTGCGGGTACCGAGGGAACTCGCACCCGCCGCCGGGCTGCTCGTGCTGGTGGTGTTCACGGTGACGATCGTCAACGGTGTCGCCTCGCAGGCGTTCTTCGCCGTCGCCAACTCCGCGTTCAGCGTGCGCAACGACCGCACCTCCGAATACGCGGTGCAACCGTCGAAGCCGGAGCGCTCGGGCAGTCCCGCCTCGCTCGCGGCGTGGGACACCCTCGGGTTCGAGGGGCGCTGGTTCGTCAGCAAGGGACCCGACGCCGAGCAGATCACCGCGGTGACGGGACAACCCGCGCAGGAGCCGATTCGGGCCTACGTGGGGCTGGAATCGATGAGCGGCGAACAGACCGCGGCGCAACTGGCTGTCGCCGAACTCGAACGGATCAAGGCGTTCGAGCGGAAGGCCATGGTGGTGGTCACCACCACCGGCACCGGGTGGGTCAACGGGATGGCCGCGGGAGCGGTCGAGTACCTCTACGGGGGCGACACGGCGATCGTCGCCACCCAGTTCTCGTATCTGCCCAGCGTGCTGTCGTTCCTGTCCGACCGGGAGAAGGCGGCCGCGGCCAGCCGGGAGCTGTTCGACGCGGTGCATCAGCGGTGGCTCGCCGAACCGGCGGGGCAGCGGCCGAAACTGTTCGTCTACGGCGAGAGTCTGGGGTCGCAGGGTTCGGAGGAGGCCTTCGAGGGTCTTGCCGATCTGCGCGAGAAGGTCGACGGCGCGCTGTGGGTGGGTCCGCCGAACTCGAATCGGCTCTGGAGCCAGTTCGTCGACCGGCGCGATCCCGGCTCGCCGGAGGTGACGCCGGTGTACGCCGACGGGCTCGTCGTCCGATTCGCCGACGACGCGGATGATCTCGGGCCAGCGGATACCTGGCTGCCACCCCGCATCGCCTACCTGCAACACCCCTCCGACCCCATCGTGTGGTGGTCGGCGGATCTGATCTTCACCCGCCCCGACTGGTTGCGCGAGCCACGCGGTGCCGATGTGTCGACCCAGATGCGCTGGGCGCCGTTCGTGACGTTCTGGCAGGTCACCGCCGATCTCACCAATGCCCAGGGCGTCGTCGACGGGCACGGTCACCGGTACGGGACGCTGGTGCTGGACGGGTGGTTGGCGGTTGCCGCGCCGCCGGGGGTGAGCCCGGAGGTCGTGGAGCGGATCCGGATGTCGCTGGAATTGTCGGAGGTCTACGAGCGGGTGGTGAAGTGA
- a CDS encoding glycosyltransferase 87 family protein: MNESPGVAEQVTQPGPAHDAGPRTTSPEPSPQPPNTRQKRWLAAAIGLFAVSVLVSVLAHWWSGYIDLQVYRNGARVWLDGGDLYGPMPPVYGLGLPFTYPPLAAAFFVPLALMPLAVAELVVLATSVVSLGIALWLVLVRVRPELDRMAVLTVVIAGVGFAQFLEPVRQTFNFGQINLVLMAVIVIDVLVRKPFWPRGMLIGIAVSIKLIPAGYLLYFLLRRDWKGAATLVVSAAGAVGVGFLLFPRDSVEYWFHTVSDTGRIGTPYFAGNQSIKGTLFRLGIDESLATGLWIALSLLTVALAAVWMYRLIEAGNEVAALLVNAAAILLVSPVSWSHHWVWVAPALVVAVDLVVRGRSRGFTAAVAVFTLMFLVGPQWLLPHSEGKELDWTWWQQIVGSSYVWATFAVIVFAVITYRPAKKSAEPEVATA; encoded by the coding sequence GTGAACGAAAGTCCGGGAGTTGCCGAGCAGGTCACGCAGCCTGGTCCCGCGCATGACGCGGGACCACGTACCACTTCTCCCGAACCTTCGCCCCAACCGCCGAACACCCGGCAGAAGCGCTGGTTGGCGGCCGCGATCGGGTTGTTCGCGGTCTCGGTGCTCGTCTCGGTGCTCGCGCACTGGTGGAGCGGGTACATCGACTTGCAGGTCTACCGCAACGGGGCGCGCGTGTGGCTCGACGGCGGCGACCTGTACGGGCCGATGCCGCCGGTGTACGGGCTCGGCCTGCCGTTCACCTACCCGCCGCTGGCCGCCGCGTTCTTCGTACCGCTCGCGCTGATGCCCCTGGCGGTGGCCGAGCTGGTCGTGCTCGCCACCTCGGTGGTGAGCCTCGGTATCGCGCTGTGGCTGGTGCTGGTACGGGTGCGTCCCGAGCTCGACCGGATGGCGGTGCTGACGGTGGTCATCGCCGGCGTCGGGTTCGCTCAGTTCCTCGAGCCGGTGCGCCAGACCTTCAACTTCGGCCAGATCAACCTGGTCCTGATGGCCGTGATCGTCATCGACGTGCTGGTCCGCAAGCCATTCTGGCCGCGCGGGATGCTGATCGGCATCGCGGTGTCGATCAAGCTGATCCCGGCCGGTTACCTGCTGTACTTCCTGCTGCGCCGGGACTGGAAGGGCGCGGCGACGCTGGTGGTCTCGGCGGCGGGCGCGGTGGGCGTGGGGTTCCTGCTGTTCCCGCGCGACTCGGTCGAATACTGGTTCCACACCGTCTCCGACACCGGCCGCATCGGCACGCCGTACTTCGCGGGCAACCAGTCGATCAAGGGCACGCTGTTCCGCCTCGGCATCGACGAGTCGCTGGCGACCGGACTGTGGATCGCGCTGTCGCTGCTGACCGTGGCGCTGGCCGCGGTGTGGATGTACCGGCTGATCGAGGCGGGCAACGAGGTGGCCGCGCTGCTGGTCAACGCCGCCGCGATCCTGCTGGTCTCGCCGGTGTCGTGGTCGCACCACTGGGTGTGGGTGGCGCCCGCGCTGGTCGTGGCCGTGGATCTGGTCGTGCGCGGTCGCTCGCGCGGATTCACCGCCGCCGTGGCGGTGTTCACCCTCATGTTCCTGGTCGGCCCACAGTGGCTTCTGCCGCATTCGGAGGGCAAGGAACTCGACTGGACCTGGTGGCAGCAGATCGTGGGCAGCAGCTACGTGTGGGCCACGTTCGCGGTCATCGTGTTCGCGGTGATCACCTACCGCCCCGCCAAGAAGTCGGCCGAGCCAGAGGTCGCCACCGCCTGA
- the purL gene encoding phosphoribosylformylglycinamidine synthase subunit PurL, producing MTLQVDTVATAAATPDAPQPYKELGLKDDEYARIKEILGRRPTDAELAMYSVMWSEHCSYKSSKVHLRYFGETTTDEMKAAMLAGIGENAGVVDIGDGWAVTFKVESHNHPSYVEPYQGAATGVGGIVRDIMAMGARPIAVMDQLRFGAADADDTRRVVDGVVRGVGGYGNSLGLPNVGGETVFDASYQGNPLVNALCAGAMRVEDLHLAFASGAGNKIILFGARTGLDGIGGVSVLASDSFSGEETGTGRKKLPAVQVGDPFTEKVLIECCLDLYKAGLVVGIQDLGGAGLSCATSELAAAGDGGMHIDLTKVPLRAKRMTPAEILSSESQERMCAVVTPENVDAFMAVCKKWDVLATVIGEVTDGDHLVITWHGETVVDVPPRTVAHDGPVYERPVRRPDTQDDLIADTTANLTRPKTADELRETLLTMIASPQLCSRKWITEQYDRYVRGNTVLAEHADAGVVRIDESSGRGIALATDASGRYTKLDPYTGAQLALAEAFRNVATTGATPKAVTNCLNFGSPEDPGVMWQFQQAVRGLADGCVALGIPVTGGNVSFYNQTGKDAILPTPVVGVLGVIDDVHRRIPTGLGLEPGESLILLGETHDELDGSIWSQVVHDHLGGVPPKVDFAREQLLSEVLTSGSRDGMISAAHDLSEGGLAQTVIEAALAGETGCRIVLPEGSDPFVQLFSESAGRVLVAVPRSEETRFTKMCDARQLPWVRIGVVDQGSDSVEVQGQFSVTLAELREAFEGTLPKLFGAHT from the coding sequence GTGACACTGCAGGTCGACACCGTCGCCACCGCCGCAGCCACCCCGGATGCTCCGCAGCCGTACAAGGAACTCGGTCTCAAAGACGACGAGTACGCCCGCATCAAAGAGATTCTTGGCCGTCGGCCCACCGATGCCGAACTGGCGATGTACTCGGTGATGTGGAGCGAGCACTGCTCCTACAAGTCCTCCAAGGTGCACCTTCGCTACTTCGGTGAGACCACCACCGACGAGATGAAGGCCGCCATGCTGGCCGGCATCGGCGAGAACGCCGGTGTGGTCGACATCGGCGACGGCTGGGCCGTCACCTTCAAGGTCGAGAGCCACAACCACCCGTCCTACGTCGAGCCGTACCAGGGCGCGGCCACCGGCGTCGGCGGCATCGTGCGCGACATCATGGCGATGGGCGCGCGCCCGATCGCGGTGATGGACCAGCTGCGCTTCGGCGCGGCCGATGCCGATGACACCCGGCGCGTGGTCGACGGTGTGGTGCGCGGTGTGGGCGGCTACGGCAACTCCCTCGGCTTGCCGAATGTCGGCGGCGAGACCGTCTTCGACGCCTCCTACCAGGGCAACCCCCTCGTCAACGCGCTGTGCGCGGGCGCCATGCGGGTGGAAGACCTGCACCTGGCCTTCGCCTCCGGCGCGGGTAACAAGATCATCCTGTTCGGCGCGCGCACCGGCCTCGACGGCATCGGCGGCGTCTCGGTGCTCGCCTCGGACTCCTTCTCCGGCGAGGAGACCGGCACCGGCCGCAAGAAGCTGCCCGCCGTGCAGGTCGGTGACCCGTTCACCGAGAAGGTGCTCATCGAGTGCTGTCTGGACCTGTACAAGGCCGGCCTCGTCGTCGGCATCCAGGACCTCGGCGGCGCCGGACTGTCCTGCGCGACCTCCGAGCTGGCCGCGGCCGGCGACGGGGGCATGCACATCGACCTGACCAAGGTGCCGTTGCGGGCCAAGCGCATGACCCCCGCCGAGATCCTGTCGAGCGAATCGCAGGAGCGCATGTGCGCGGTGGTCACCCCCGAGAACGTGGACGCCTTCATGGCCGTCTGCAAGAAGTGGGATGTGCTGGCCACCGTCATCGGTGAGGTCACCGACGGTGACCATCTCGTCATCACCTGGCACGGCGAGACCGTGGTGGACGTGCCGCCGCGCACCGTCGCCCACGACGGCCCGGTCTACGAGCGCCCGGTGCGGCGTCCCGACACGCAGGACGACCTGATCGCCGACACCACCGCCAACCTCACCCGGCCCAAGACGGCCGACGAGCTGCGCGAGACCCTGCTCACCATGATCGCCAGCCCGCAGCTGTGCAGCCGCAAGTGGATCACCGAGCAGTACGACCGCTACGTGCGCGGCAACACCGTCCTCGCCGAGCACGCCGACGCGGGCGTCGTCCGCATCGACGAGTCCTCGGGCCGCGGCATCGCGCTGGCCACCGACGCCTCGGGCCGCTACACCAAGCTCGACCCCTACACCGGCGCGCAGCTGGCGCTGGCCGAGGCGTTCCGCAATGTCGCCACCACCGGCGCCACCCCGAAGGCCGTCACCAACTGCCTGAACTTCGGTTCGCCGGAGGATCCGGGCGTGATGTGGCAGTTCCAGCAGGCCGTGCGCGGTCTCGCGGACGGCTGTGTGGCCCTTGGTATTCCGGTGACCGGCGGCAACGTCAGCTTCTACAACCAGACCGGCAAGGACGCCATCCTGCCCACCCCGGTGGTCGGCGTGCTCGGCGTCATCGACGATGTGCACCGCCGCATCCCGACCGGCCTCGGCCTGGAGCCGGGCGAGTCGCTGATCCTGCTGGGTGAGACCCACGACGAGCTCGACGGCTCGATCTGGTCGCAGGTCGTGCACGACCACCTCGGTGGCGTGCCGCCCAAGGTCGACTTCGCCCGCGAGCAGCTGCTCTCCGAGGTGCTCACCTCGGGTTCGCGTGATGGCATGATCTCCGCCGCGCACGACCTGTCCGAAGGCGGCCTGGCGCAGACCGTCATCGAGGCCGCGCTGGCCGGCGAAACCGGTTGCCGCATTGTGCTTCCCGAGGGTTCGGACCCGTTCGTGCAGCTGTTCTCCGAGTCGGCCGGGCGAGTGCTCGTCGCGGTGCCGCGCTCGGAGGAGACCCGGTTCACCAAGATGTGCGACGCGCGGCAGCTGCCGTGGGTGCGTATCGGCGTGGTCGATCAGGGCTCGGATTCGGTCGAGGTGCAGGGGCAGTTCTCGGTGACACTCGCCGAATTGCGGGAGGCGTTCGAGGGCACGCTGCCTAAGCTGTTCGGAGCGCACACCTAG
- a CDS encoding CPBP family intramembrane glutamic endopeptidase yields MRRVFGGVRVAPPTGEVPDARRRAAGRLREWATGSSGGTESRPNIGTAAALGLPLLWSNRVLPALELSLRGRTAANVLFAAGYTSVFRGRPNWFSASGFRWGIGSSSVVLAGYVVALSIPALRRFPLEIAERVPETSTLEWIALHIPVGTVLAEEAVFRGTLDPLLDDSLGSSAPVIGALDFGLWHIQPARAAGDPVAVTVLATAVAGLIFGELRRRSGSATAPALLHLAINAGGALAPVAARWIDLRR; encoded by the coding sequence GTGAGGCGGGTGTTCGGTGGGGTACGGGTTGCGCCGCCGACCGGGGAGGTGCCGGATGCTCGGCGGCGAGCCGCCGGTCGGCTTCGTGAATGGGCTACCGGCTCGAGTGGCGGCACCGAATCACGTCCGAACATCGGAACTGCTGCAGCGCTGGGGCTTCCGCTGCTGTGGAGTAATCGAGTACTCCCCGCGCTGGAGCTTTCGCTGCGCGGGCGCACCGCGGCGAATGTGTTGTTCGCGGCCGGATACACCTCGGTGTTCCGGGGCCGTCCGAATTGGTTCTCGGCGAGTGGGTTTCGGTGGGGCATCGGTAGTTCGTCGGTGGTGCTCGCGGGTTACGTTGTTGCGCTGTCGATTCCAGCGCTGCGGCGATTTCCGCTCGAGATCGCCGAGCGAGTCCCGGAGACCTCGACGCTGGAGTGGATCGCCCTGCACATCCCGGTCGGCACGGTGCTGGCCGAGGAAGCTGTCTTCCGCGGCACCCTCGACCCGCTGCTCGACGACTCCCTCGGTTCGTCGGCGCCGGTGATCGGCGCGCTCGACTTCGGCCTCTGGCACATCCAACCCGCCAGGGCCGCAGGTGATCCGGTCGCGGTGACCGTGCTGGCCACCGCCGTCGCCGGACTGATCTTCGGCGAACTCCGCCGCCGCTCTGGCAGCGCCACCGCACCCGCCCTGCTGCACCTGGCGATCAATGCCGGGGGAGCGCTCGCGCCCGTCGCGGCGCGGTGGATCGACCTCAGGCGATAG
- a CDS encoding alpha/beta fold hydrolase, producing MSSFTDPLEPATLRLRGVDGLTLVADSFGPADGQLVVMLHGGGQTRHSWKRTGRALAAQGMRVVAVDARGHGDSDWSPVRDYSRDTMVADLDAILAQLGATAETGAVVVGASMGGITGLLATATPGGSAVRALVLVDIVPRSESAGVARVMDFLGRHRDGFDTLDQVADAVAAYMPHRPRPDNADGLLRNLRQREGRWYWHWDPDLISGVDANPEGRIEEMEAAAAALTIPVLLVRGGKSDVVSDEGAAAFLALAPHARLAEIGTAAHTAAGDDNDAFTDAVAGFVATA from the coding sequence ATGTCGAGTTTCACCGATCCCCTGGAACCGGCGACGCTGCGGTTGCGCGGTGTCGACGGACTCACCCTCGTCGCCGACAGCTTCGGCCCGGCCGACGGTCAGCTGGTCGTGATGCTGCACGGTGGCGGCCAGACCAGGCACTCCTGGAAGCGGACGGGGCGGGCGCTGGCCGCGCAGGGGATGCGGGTGGTCGCGGTGGACGCGCGCGGGCACGGTGACAGTGACTGGTCGCCGGTACGCGACTACTCCCGCGACACCATGGTCGCCGACCTCGACGCCATCCTCGCCCAGCTCGGGGCGACGGCCGAGACGGGCGCGGTGGTGGTCGGCGCCAGCATGGGCGGGATCACCGGGCTGCTGGCCACCGCGACACCGGGCGGGAGTGCGGTTCGCGCGCTCGTGCTGGTCGACATCGTGCCGCGCTCGGAGTCGGCGGGTGTGGCGCGCGTGATGGACTTCCTCGGCAGGCACCGTGACGGCTTCGACACCCTCGACCAGGTGGCCGACGCCGTGGCCGCGTACATGCCGCACCGCCCGCGCCCCGACAATGCCGACGGTCTGCTGCGCAATCTGCGTCAACGTGAGGGCCGCTGGTACTGGCACTGGGACCCGGATCTCATCTCCGGTGTCGACGCCAACCCCGAGGGGCGCATCGAGGAGATGGAGGCCGCCGCGGCCGCCCTGACCATCCCGGTACTCCTGGTTCGCGGCGGCAAATCCGATGTGGTCAGCGACGAGGGCGCCGCCGCCTTCCTCGCCCTGGCCCCGCACGCCCGCCTCGCCGAAATCGGCACCGCCGCCCACACTGCCGCAGGCGACGACAACGACGCCTTCACCGACGCGGTCGCCGGCTTCGTCGCCACCGCCTGA
- a CDS encoding M18 family aminopeptidase, translating into MPVSLTAATASGLCAFIDASPSPFHVCATVAAELDANGFTPLTEAKAWEQASGKHYVVRGGSLIAWSDIADTPAEPFRVVGAHTDSPNLRVKQHPDLASAGWQLVGLEPYGGAWLNSWLDRELGLSGRLSVREGARMHDVLVRIDEPILRVPQLAIHLSEDRRGVTLDPQRHVNAIWGIGGAPVSFLDFVAERAGVAGADVLGWELMTHDLAPSTLVGRDNDLVSAPRLDNQGTCYAGLQAFLAAVDEPGAATPVLVMFDHEEVGSQSDRGAQSDLLPAVLERIVLARGGGRADYLAALAGSVVVSGDMAHATHPNYPERHEPAHRIQVGGGPVLKVNQNLRYATDAAGAGAFALACAQAGVPLQRYVHRADLPCGSTIGPMTAARTGISTVDVGAPQLAMHSCRELMGAADVPAYAAALAAFLTPAAD; encoded by the coding sequence ATGCCGGTATCTCTGACAGCGGCCACGGCCAGCGGACTGTGTGCCTTCATCGATGCGTCACCGTCGCCGTTCCATGTGTGCGCGACGGTGGCGGCCGAACTCGACGCCAACGGCTTCACGCCCTTGACCGAGGCCAAGGCGTGGGAGCAGGCCAGTGGCAAACACTATGTGGTGCGCGGTGGTTCGCTGATCGCTTGGTCCGATATCGCGGACACGCCCGCCGAGCCGTTCCGGGTGGTCGGCGCGCACACCGACAGCCCGAACCTGCGGGTGAAGCAGCACCCCGACCTGGCTTCGGCGGGGTGGCAGCTCGTCGGGCTCGAGCCGTACGGCGGGGCGTGGCTGAACTCCTGGCTGGACCGGGAACTGGGGCTGTCCGGGCGGTTGAGTGTGCGCGAGGGTGCGCGGATGCACGATGTGCTGGTCCGCATCGACGAGCCGATCCTGCGGGTGCCGCAGCTGGCCATCCACCTGTCCGAGGACCGCCGCGGAGTCACCCTCGACCCGCAGCGGCACGTGAACGCGATCTGGGGGATCGGTGGCGCGCCTGTCTCGTTCCTCGATTTCGTCGCCGAGCGGGCCGGGGTCGCCGGCGCCGACGTGCTCGGCTGGGAACTGATGACCCACGACCTCGCACCCAGCACCCTGGTCGGGCGCGACAACGATCTGGTGAGCGCGCCCCGGCTCGACAACCAGGGCACCTGCTACGCCGGACTGCAAGCCTTCCTGGCCGCGGTCGACGAGCCGGGCGCGGCGACGCCGGTCTTGGTGATGTTCGACCACGAGGAGGTCGGCAGCCAGTCCGATCGCGGCGCCCAGTCCGATCTACTGCCCGCGGTGCTGGAACGGATTGTGCTCGCCCGCGGCGGCGGCCGCGCGGACTACCTCGCCGCGCTCGCCGGTTCGGTGGTCGTCTCCGGCGACATGGCGCACGCCACCCACCCGAACTACCCCGAGCGCCACGAACCCGCGCACCGCATCCAGGTCGGCGGTGGGCCGGTGCTCAAGGTCAACCAGAACCTGCGCTACGCCACCGACGCGGCCGGCGCGGGGGCGTTCGCGTTGGCGTGCGCGCAGGCCGGGGTGCCGTTGCAGCGGTACGTCCATCGCGCGGACCTGCCGTGCGGGTCGACCATCGGCCCGATGACGGCCGCCCGTACCGGTATCTCGACTGTCGACGTGGGCGCGCCGCAACTCGCCATGCACTCGTGCCGTGAACTCATGGGTGCCGCCGATGTCCCCGCCTACGCCGCGGCCCTTGCCGCGTTCCTGACGCCGGCGGCGGACTGA
- a CDS encoding YiaA/YiaB family inner membrane protein, translated as MSTPNAKPKNTSAYMAQAAIAFAVSLFGTGAGIAYLPLDGWQRAFLAMSGLFLVTSCFTLAKVVRDQQETQSVMTRLDEARIEQLIAEHNPFKTVS; from the coding sequence ATGAGCACACCCAATGCCAAGCCGAAGAACACCTCGGCCTACATGGCCCAGGCTGCGATCGCGTTCGCCGTCAGCCTGTTCGGGACCGGCGCCGGAATCGCCTATCTGCCACTGGACGGCTGGCAGCGCGCGTTCCTCGCGATGTCGGGCTTGTTCCTGGTGACCAGCTGCTTCACCCTCGCCAAGGTCGTGCGCGACCAGCAGGAGACCCAGTCGGTGATGACTCGACTGGACGAGGCGCGCATCGAACAGCTGATCGCCGAACACAATCCGTTCAAGACGGTGTCGTGA
- a CDS encoding alpha/beta hydrolase has protein sequence MTIDDASSAPAPAAAPAPTAPASDKLRVIHLVERFFHPNYTGLIVATMFFGWSMTPSLLPRGWFFQGLVSGINATIGYGLGCALAWAWRTGVLPRITWPDRARTAWAKRPSWTGLVVKTAIVAACLVFAILMTAKSAGWQREITDLMGMAPVSDSVAGYLRTTLLGAVVVSLLIWISRAVVRLVRWITRGLNQWVRVPASLARPLGVVIVVVAAVLLFNGVLAKAFFTVANSAFSARNSHTSAHAIQPTLPERSGSPASLAHWDTLGSEGRWFVANAPTPPAIEEVTGKPAREPIRVYTGLESAAGFEAQTDLAVAELDRTKAFERQVLVVISTTGTGWVDTISAESIELMFGGDTALVATQYSYLPSALSFLSDRDKSMSMGRLLFDKVYERWAALPEDNRPKLLVYGESLGSQGSEGAFSGLADIRNRTDGVLWVGPPNSNRLWSEFVRRRDPGTEEITPIFADGLSVRFAASADQLAKPSPNWTEPRIVYLQHASDPVVWWSPDLLFSQPDWLREQRGPDVSPSMSWYPIVTFWQVAADLPRAQTVSDGHGHNYGNLVPDAWAVVAQPPDYTPELATRISAYLIESMATERQLK, from the coding sequence TTGACCATCGATGATGCGAGCTCGGCTCCCGCTCCGGCTGCGGCTCCCGCTCCGACGGCGCCTGCCTCCGACAAACTCCGCGTAATCCATCTGGTGGAGCGGTTCTTTCACCCGAACTACACCGGCTTGATCGTGGCCACCATGTTCTTCGGCTGGTCGATGACGCCGTCGCTGTTGCCGCGCGGCTGGTTCTTCCAGGGTCTGGTCAGCGGGATCAATGCCACCATCGGCTACGGCCTCGGCTGTGCGCTGGCCTGGGCGTGGCGCACAGGGGTGCTGCCACGGATCACGTGGCCGGACCGGGCGCGGACGGCCTGGGCGAAGCGGCCGAGCTGGACCGGGCTGGTCGTGAAAACCGCCATCGTGGCGGCATGCCTGGTGTTCGCGATCCTGATGACCGCCAAATCCGCGGGCTGGCAGCGCGAGATCACCGACCTGATGGGCATGGCACCGGTATCGGACTCAGTGGCCGGCTACCTGCGCACCACGCTGCTCGGCGCGGTGGTGGTGAGCCTGCTGATCTGGATCTCGCGCGCGGTCGTGCGCCTGGTGCGGTGGATCACCCGCGGGCTGAACCAGTGGGTGCGGGTCCCCGCCTCGCTGGCCCGGCCGCTCGGCGTGGTCATCGTGGTGGTGGCCGCGGTGCTGCTGTTCAACGGCGTGCTGGCGAAAGCCTTCTTCACCGTGGCCAATTCGGCGTTCAGCGCCCGCAACAGCCACACCTCGGCGCACGCGATCCAGCCCACCCTGCCCGAACGCTCCGGGAGCCCGGCCTCGCTCGCGCACTGGGACACCCTCGGCTCGGAGGGCCGCTGGTTCGTCGCCAACGCGCCGACGCCGCCGGCGATCGAGGAGGTCACCGGAAAGCCTGCGCGCGAACCGATCCGGGTGTACACGGGTCTGGAATCGGCGGCCGGGTTCGAGGCGCAGACCGATCTGGCCGTCGCCGAACTCGATCGGACCAAGGCCTTCGAGCGCCAGGTTCTCGTGGTGATCAGCACCACCGGCACCGGCTGGGTCGACACGATCAGCGCCGAGTCGATCGAGTTGATGTTCGGCGGTGACACCGCGCTGGTGGCGACCCAGTACTCGTATCTGCCCAGCGCGCTGTCATTCCTGTCCGACCGCGACAAGTCGATGTCGATGGGGCGCTTGCTGTTCGACAAAGTGTACGAGCGCTGGGCGGCGCTGCCCGAGGACAACCGGCCCAAGCTGCTGGTCTACGGCGAGAGCCTCGGTTCGCAGGGATCGGAGGGCGCGTTCTCCGGCCTTGCCGACATCCGCAACCGCACCGACGGCGTGCTGTGGGTCGGCCCGCCCAATTCCAACCGGCTGTGGTCGGAGTTCGTGCGGCGTCGCGATCCCGGCACCGAGGAGATCACCCCGATCTTCGCCGATGGACTGTCGGTGCGTTTCGCCGCCAGTGCCGACCAGCTCGCGAAACCTTCGCCGAACTGGACCGAACCGCGCATCGTCTACCTGCAGCACGCCTCCGACCCGGTCGTCTGGTGGTCGCCGGACCTGTTGTTCAGCCAGCCCGACTGGCTGCGCGAGCAGCGCGGCCCCGATGTGTCGCCGTCGATGTCGTGGTATCCGATCGTCACGTTCTGGCAGGTCGCGGCGGATCTGCCACGCGCGCAGACAGTTTCGGACGGCCACGGACACAACTACGGCAATCTGGTGCCCGACGCGTGGGCCGTGGTGGCCCAACCACCGGACTACACACCGGAATTGGCGACCCGGATCAGCGCGTACCTGATCGAGTCGATGGCCACCGAACGTCAGCTGAAGTGA